TCGTTTATTAAATCTAGTAATCATAAATAGACAAAATGTTTCAAGAAAATGATAATCGAGTAATAAAGAAGCCCTAATTTCGaatgaacaaaaaaacaaagaagCAAGTAATTACATGCTAGCGAATCGTCGCCTAGCAGACATTTCCTTGAGGTAACTAGAGTTCTGCACTACCATTTTGCTTGACCTGTTagatttctttttcaattgaTTCGTATGTTTTCTGACTGTTTAGCAGATTCAACCACTCCTCTGTGTTATTATTATGGGGCAGTATATGAGATTATGAAATCTGGTAATCacgataataaattaataaagaataacaattaatattttaatttaattattacttataattgaaatagtaaatacatttatatttttggatatttaagattcaaaattaatttatgattcACTACGATCGAGTTCAATgtgaaaaacaaaatataaaattacttaataggtgtttcatttaaaatttatttacaaaaatattgtaaaactctaaaaattatcacttaaatatattttattttctttcaaaaaaaaaactatatgcaccataacaacaaaaaaaatacaccgctttttttaaaaaaaattcatcaaattttattatattgaataaaacagttacatttgtcaaaaaaaaattcgagaaattcaaaattaaatctaatGACCTGAGATGTAACAGACTATTACGCTAACATATGTTGTCTGATTCGCAGACCTacttacgaaaacaaaaattaaattactcaTAGTGTCAAATTTTTCTATCGCCCGCTAACTAATTTATGACACCATAAGAAAAATACTTGAATTCAAAGATTAATAGTCACGtgagttttgtttttttgaggAAACGTGAGAAATTAATTGTATACTAGTATGAAACAGCTAAATAGTTCCGACCACCAACGAAGCACCGCATTATTTCCTAGGTGCACTCAAAATATTTTCTTGAAAGTGGCAAGCACCAACTTCAATAACAATTTCCTATCAAACTCATATCTCTGCACTTGGTAATCCAATAATGGGCAACACATCCTCAATGCTGACTCAGTACGACATCGAAGAAGTTCAACAACACTGCAATCACGCATGTAACTCACTCCCTCACCCTCACCATATAATTACCACCATTTCTTTGTCTTTCTTCCttgtttttgatacttttttacATGATTAACAGTCTCACAGCAAGAAATAGTATCACTGTATAAAAGATTCTGCCAATTGGATCGAAACGGAGTTGGGTTTGTCTCTGCTGAAGAGTTCCTCTCAGTACCTGAATTCGCCGTCAATCCACTTTCTCAGGTCTGTTCTTGAACATATTCATACTGTTTTCGTTTTGGGTATCTTCGATTTCTTAAGATTTGCTTTGATTTTGCGTTGTAGAGATTGTTCAGAATGATAGACGGATTAAATTTCAAGGAATTTGTGGCTTTCTTGTCTGTGTTCAGTCCTCATGCCCCTTTGCACCACAAAATAGAGTGTAAGAGTCTTTTTTATTACTATTTCTTATGATTGTTGCGTGAATTGTGATTTTACATTGTTTACTTATCTTTAATTTGTTATTGCTTCTAGTTATTTTCAAGGTTTATGATTCCAATGGCAATGGCAAAGTTGCTTTCAATGACATGGTGAATGTGTTACATGATTTGACTGGACATTTTATCTCGGAACAGCAGAGGGAGGTTAGGTTTTTTGGCTATTTCTTTCCTTTTTGTTTTgcatttaattgttttgtttgctTATCGAGTCAAAGCTCGATCATGCTCGTGTGTCTGTCTAGCTGAGTATCTCGATACTCCGAACTTGATTCGGCAATTGACTTGAGTAGTTTGAACTCGTGTTCAATTCAATTAATATGGAGTCAATTTTGAGTTAATCCCCAATAACTCGTGAATTAGCACAAGCCGGATATGCATAAAGAGGGGAAGAGAAAATGAAATGTCCACTTCATTCTTTTATTTGCTAAGGAAAATAagaaattagaattttattaagaaGTGAATTGTTCAAAATGTTGCCGAGTGGAAGTTATACTATAAGCTGGACTATCCTTGATTCTATGACTTTATATCTAGTGGTGGTTTGTTCTGAATCTTCTGATATCTATTAGTCAAAGGACTATGTCAGGCTTAGActttttttgagaatattgtATGTTTGCTAAGTATTGCTCATTCACTTGGCATGGTAACACTTGTTGAACTTATTCAAAAATTCTATACAAAATATATGTGTTGAAGTATCAGAAACAATTATCATAACTCACATGCGTTGCCTAATTTGACATTAATGCAGGTCTTATGCTTATTTTTCTGACAATTTGCAATTCTACATTCAGTAGCAATTTTCAAACTTTGGTATAATTAGCATCATAAATTTATGAGTGTTGTATTCTGCACATTTTACTgtaaacttttttaatattgaaatttgACATGCGCTCGATTACGAACATATTGTATATTTTGTTGGGTGCAGCAAGTGCTTATCTGTGTCCTTGAGGAAGCAGGCTATACAAAGGATTCTTTTTTAGTTTTGTCAGACTTTGTGAAGGTACCTTGAGATGTTTTATTAGCATAGATGATTATTGCAATGTTAAGAGTCCATCGTGTAGTTTATAATGGATAATTATGAGTTTCTATTTGCGGATGGTGCTTACTGACTTACCCGATTCACATAGTTCTTtgttagaaagaaaaaaaactagtAGACAAGGGAGTTTTTTCTTAGAACTGAAAAAGAAAGCGAAGCCATAATGAGCTGCACCATTTTTACTCCTTTTCTATAAACAGTAGCAAAACCAGAAAATAAAAGGAAAGACAACGAGAGAGGCGGAAAATTGCCGGTGACTGGAGAAGGCGGTCAGGTTGAGATAATAAAAGGAGAAAAATAATACCAGAATGAATAAGGAACAACCGGACACCAGTGACTTGCAGCCAGGGAAGCGGCAGCCCATCCTGTCCCCTCGGTTTCTGCCCGTGTCTATGATTCACTGTAGTTTCCAAAAGTAATATAGTCCCTTGCACCATGTTGAAAAAAGATGGGCGGGATATTTAGAGAAATAATCAAAGAATTTCTCTAGTTATATCTTGTCAAACAACTTTTTTTTGACAAGGTGAATTCTGTTTTTAATTAGTCTTAAAGGTTTTAAGCTGGTAGCTCTTTTGCTGcttcttaaaaaataaaggcTGCATTAATCAAATTAGTACTATTTGGAGCCTTATCCATTTCTTATAGGCTGTTGGTAGTGAAAATGAAATCTTCATCCATAATGAATGCTGATGTGCACATTTATCTTTCAAGATTGAAGAGAACAGTGTGTTTTCAGCTGTGACCGTCCTTTTTGAAATGGCTTCGGCTTGAGGTAACTGAATTGGTCCTGATAGGTATAGTGGGATTTTCATCTCCCTTACCAACTAATAGCTTCTAATTCAAGTCATGAAGTTGATAGCATTCCGCTTTCAGTTGAAATCTGAAACAGGATTATTGAAAAACTGTTCTCCTTTTGAAGACCTTCACAAAAAAAAAGCATGATAAAGAAAGGCTCAGATGTTACGATCCCTCCATCATTCCAGAATGAGAAGGGAAAACTAAAATTCATACTGGAAGAAAGGCTCAGATGTTACGATCCCTCCATCATTCCAGAATGAGAAGGGAAAACTAAAATTCATACTGGAAGAGTGTGAGTGAAGCATCCTCGATTAGAAGCAATCCTTAGGCCATTATATGTTTGACTTTGATATTTCTATCTTTAGCCTATTGCAGTAGCTTACCTTTCGACTATCATGcgtagtttaattttttctagTTCCTTTACAACTTCCGCAACTCCATCAATATATATCTTATAAACTGTCTAGATTCTCTTGTCATTACTTTTTTTCCTTGCAACTTTTTTCTTTAATCTCAAATTAATTTGCTTATTGTATATTCTCTTAATTGCATTCAGATTCTTGGAAATCCCGGTCTGAAGATGGAAGTAGAGGTTCCTGTGGATTAATAAGTTAAGGAGAACAATCTATCTGCTCCGCCAGTCAGGCTGAAACGTGAATGTCACTGGTTGATTGTGGTATTTCGCATTCTACTTCTGTATGTTAAGTCAATGTCCAATTGCATATTTAAGGTAActggttttgaaaattttaatatatgctATTGTGTTCCCTTCATGTTAGAATGTTGTCCATGACACACAATTTTAATTCTCTGTGCTGAACAAATTAGCAGTTAAGTGAGAAAACCGATTGCATTTTTCGGCTGACAGGACCTGTTGTATATGCCCATGATTTTCGAACTATTCATTTTTAACTGATTGGCTATTTGATATTTGGACATGGTGATTACATGAAGAGagagtaaatttaaaattacttgATTCGAATTGAGGGTTGTATGATCAATGATGTGATAAAAGTATATCTCAAAACTTGTGATAAGACCATGTTTTGCAGGTGAGTGTAATCCATATTTATTCTGCAAATGCCAAATGCCAAATGCCAAAAGACAACATTTGGATGGCCCTGTTTTAAATAATTGCTGAAACTCGGTCATCATGTTTTGAACTTGTCCATCTCAGACCACAGCATTGGGGCTGTTCAttggtcggtttggttcggttcattTTGAAATCGGCCGAAACCGACCAACTAAAATTtgttaaaatcaaaccaaaccaaagtataaattTAGATTATCTTGAAAAGAACCAAAAAGTTTGATTTGGCTATAAACTACGACTTTTTTTATTGTCTTTaatcttaaaattaattgaaacaaTTAAACACTTATTGTCTAATaagtttttatatatgtttattaCCATATTTATGTATtgtatgaaatttatttacttatgTGTCAGTTATAattgaacaataaaaattaaaaaagtataaacacatgtatttatattaattaaacaaaattaattttttgttcagtttttttggttattttggtttttaaaatttccaaatcaaaccaaaaactaAATACGAATTTTTATACAATTACAAACTAAATCAAGCCGTTTTCATTAAAAACCCGAACTATAGTTACAATTCCGGTTCGGTTTTACGGTCCGGTTAGATTTTTGCATACCCCTGGACAGCACGCCTGTCCACCTCATTTCTAACTAAGATTTCACACTCTTTGACTTTGCCGCCTTTAGTTTAGTgaataatgtattttttattttattttttaattagacTGTTATGTACTTCCTCTGTCCCattttaattgagaaaatttcaattgcacattatttaagaaatttcagtaacattacttttatatccttaCATTACATTAAATTCATCAtagctttttaaaaatatgctttctaaatgcattaattgaagaGGATATAAAGAGAAAAGTAGAGTAAAAAGTACTCTATAAATAGAAAATGTCAATTAAAATGGGACACCCAAAAAGGAAATAgtgttcaattagaatgggacggagggagtatttgcTTATTTGGTTTTGGCAAAAGGGCACCATCATTCTAAGACttaattatcaattaatttcCCGAATTTATACGTAATGAGTGATTAATATCAGAATTAATCTTTTATCAATTAGTCtttagaaattattatttattaatcaatTATCCCAAATCATGACCaactaattcaatttttttggtcaATTAGATCCTtacaactgtttttaaaacttatataCTAAGTTTAATTGATGAAACTTGAAAAGCTCAAGAAAGTAatggataaaaataataatattggtgTTTCCATAATGTGCAAGTGTTGGAGACAAATTAATACTTAGATCATCATTTTAACACATTTTACTTATGATAAACTACAACTTTATACATGTACaagcaaaaagataaaaagaaaaagaagaaataattGATTCATCATTCAAGGGTGTATTTGAGATTAAAAAATGAGCAAATGATTAACCCGGTTTTTGAACTTGTCACTCATAATCAAATAATTCACTTTCggccattttaatcaattaaggacAATATTCTGAATTTTTAGGTCAATTAGAAATAACACGCTTTGTTATAAGtcagttaaaaataaattgggGTCATTGTGATCTATGAATTTGTTCATTTTCTATattttgtctttaattgatccaaagaagaaatattgttcttaattaattaaaatgatcAAAATGAGCTATTTAACTCCGAGTTGTAAGTTCAGGAACCAGATTGTCCCTTTACTCATAAAAAATACTACTTATTTGATAACTTTTTCCTTCAAAAGCAAGCATAGGAGGAATGATGAAATTGCATTCTACAGCTGATGAAATCATAAGAAAGAATGATTCAAGAgttgaaaatcaatttttttagggaaaagggtcatttataccCCTAAGGTTTGTTTACAGGATCAAGTGAGCCCCTAACGTCCGGAAAAGTTCAattatgcccctaacgtcttaaaaggTGAACAACCAGGCCCctattttaacttataaatgAGACGTTGGAGGCCTAATTGTCAAAATCGGAGGGCCCGCTTGTCcaatttttaagacgttaggggcatatttgaacctttccggacgttaAGGGCTTACTTGATCTTCGA
This region of Mercurialis annua linkage group LG1-X, ddMerAnnu1.2, whole genome shotgun sequence genomic DNA includes:
- the LOC126666217 gene encoding uncharacterized protein LOC126666217 isoform X2, with product MGNTSSMLTQYDIEEVQQHCNHAFSQQEIVSLYKRFCQLDRNGVGFVSAEEFLSVPEFAVNPLSQRLFRMIDGLNFKEFVAFLSVFSPHAPLHHKIEFIFKVYDSNGNGKVAFNDMVNVLHDLTGHFISEQQREILGNPGLKMEVEVPVD
- the LOC126666217 gene encoding uncharacterized protein LOC126666217 isoform X1; translated protein: MGNTSSMLTQYDIEEVQQHCNHAFSQQEIVSLYKRFCQLDRNGVGFVSAEEFLSVPEFAVNPLSQRLFRMIDGLNFKEFVAFLSVFSPHAPLHHKIEFIFKVYDSNGNGKVAFNDMVNVLHDLTGHFISEQQREQVLICVLEEAGYTKDSFLVLSDFVKILGNPGLKMEVEVPVD